The following coding sequences are from one Parabacteroides pacaensis window:
- a CDS encoding chorismate transformation enzyme, FkbO/Hyg5 family: MMQYSDKIQYDIYTTKLADFNIMIDMLLEQIPVQQTVLRMIFFGMPPTNRVYMKRYAILRAKVKARFKKRMPVLIYVAQPTLDCGLAVEVHSYRKGPMDKLTYKERNGLPYVMLENMSGCFLFAGGFQSDILNKSIAEQSAEVFQAVGDLLSVENFPVSSIVRQWNYIEKITMMEGNSQHYQDFNDARSAFYSQVSWENGYPSATGIGVTHGGVLIDFDAAILNNEDSYLTTLDNRLQLAAHTYSNEVLVSELSIKTTPKFERGKVMNFGNSGIIYISGTAAIRGEESLKDADLAEQLYATMENIAYLISLENVTVSGALCRFQPTVEMLRIYLRDMSAVREAKDLMDAFRLNIPVVYLWADICRSELLVEIEGIAKF; this comes from the coding sequence ATGATGCAATATTCTGATAAAATACAGTACGATATTTATACGACCAAATTGGCCGATTTTAATATCATGATAGATATGTTGCTGGAACAGATTCCGGTACAACAGACAGTATTAAGAATGATTTTTTTCGGTATGCCCCCCACAAATCGGGTATATATGAAACGGTATGCTATCTTAAGGGCCAAGGTAAAAGCCCGGTTTAAGAAAAGAATGCCTGTATTGATATATGTAGCGCAACCGACATTAGATTGTGGTTTAGCTGTAGAAGTCCATAGTTATAGAAAAGGGCCTATGGATAAGCTAACTTATAAAGAGAGAAATGGTCTTCCCTATGTAATGCTTGAAAACATGTCAGGCTGTTTTTTATTTGCGGGCGGTTTTCAATCGGATATATTAAACAAAAGTATCGCAGAACAATCGGCAGAGGTTTTTCAAGCGGTTGGTGATTTATTGAGTGTAGAAAATTTTCCTGTCAGTTCCATTGTCCGGCAGTGGAATTATATAGAAAAAATTACTATGATGGAGGGAAATTCCCAGCATTATCAGGATTTTAATGATGCACGTAGTGCTTTTTATAGTCAGGTAAGTTGGGAAAACGGTTATCCCTCGGCAACAGGTATTGGGGTGACGCATGGAGGAGTTTTGATTGATTTCGATGCTGCCATATTGAATAACGAGGACAGTTATCTTACAACCTTGGATAATCGGCTACAATTAGCTGCTCATACCTATTCCAATGAAGTATTAGTTTCCGAGCTGAGTATAAAAACGACACCTAAATTCGAACGTGGAAAGGTTATGAATTTTGGGAATAGCGGAATAATCTATATTTCAGGTACTGCGGCCATCCGGGGGGAAGAAAGCTTAAAAGATGCTGATCTTGCAGAACAGCTATATGCTACCATGGAGAATATAGCTTATTTGATTTCTTTGGAAAACGTAACTGTTTCAGGAGCTCTTTGCCGGTTTCAGCCTACTGTAGAAATGTTAAGGATATATTTGAGAGATATGTCGGCTGTGAGAGAAGCGAAGGATTTAATGGATGCCTTTCGTTTAAATATCCCCGTTGTCTATTTGTGGGCGGATATATGCAGGAGCGAATTGTTGGTGGAGATAGAGGGAATTGCTAAGTTCTGA
- a CDS encoding YncE family protein — protein sequence MKNTLIQKSLVTCFAVCWLSSAVASTRPFYTNDIAVNSRGEIILSQKGVKRVDLFSADGKQLLRSFPFDEIPTGVVADENKLYVTTFEKQGTLHILDIATGKIEASILLESGAMEPFFGPDKKHLYVCNQFSNTVSEIDVDQKKVLRTVRVLREPKSGVFSKDGKYLYVTNFLPAQRADVDDVCAAVSVIDMKNFTQVKNIRLANGSNALRGICITPDGKYIYVSHNLGRFTVPTSQLQQGWMNTSAFSVIDAEKQEFLGAILVDEPDRGAAGIWGIACDEESIFISHSGTHEVSVIDHKAWREKFEAYPQKENLNYDLTFLYGIRKRISLEGNGPRNLVLLERKLIIPTYFADVLNIMDIPTHTVSTVLLNPDREENDVDKGEKYFNDASHCFQNWQSCNGCHPGDARTDGMNWDLMNDGVGNSKNCKSLLYSHVTPPSMISGIRASAEIAVRAGFKFIQFFDITEEDAVCVDAYLKSLKAVPSPYLVNGELSKKAQEGEKVFNKLECGNCHSGVYYTDMKMHRIGENVEFEKGWDTPTLREVWRTAPYLFNGRAATMRDVFEVERHGINKKVSQKDIDALVEYVNSL from the coding sequence ATGAAGAATACTTTAATCCAAAAATCCTTGGTCACTTGTTTTGCAGTATGTTGGTTATCTTCAGCTGTAGCAAGTACCCGGCCTTTTTACACGAATGATATCGCTGTAAATAGCCGGGGAGAAATTATACTTTCTCAAAAAGGAGTAAAACGAGTGGATCTTTTTTCTGCTGACGGCAAACAATTACTTCGATCTTTTCCATTTGATGAGATACCTACCGGTGTAGTGGCTGATGAGAATAAGTTATATGTAACTACATTCGAGAAACAAGGGACGCTCCATATTCTGGATATTGCTACAGGTAAAATTGAAGCTTCTATTTTATTGGAATCGGGTGCAATGGAGCCTTTTTTCGGGCCGGATAAAAAGCATCTATATGTTTGTAACCAATTTTCCAATACGGTTTCGGAAATAGATGTGGATCAAAAAAAAGTGCTTCGTACAGTGCGTGTTCTTAGAGAACCGAAAAGCGGAGTTTTTAGCAAAGACGGAAAATATTTGTATGTAACTAATTTTCTCCCAGCGCAGCGTGCAGATGTAGACGACGTATGTGCTGCTGTTTCCGTTATTGACATGAAGAATTTTACCCAAGTGAAAAATATTCGCTTGGCAAACGGCAGTAATGCTTTAAGAGGCATTTGCATAACTCCGGATGGAAAGTACATTTATGTTTCTCATAATTTAGGGCGTTTTACTGTTCCTACTTCGCAATTGCAGCAAGGATGGATGAATACAAGTGCTTTTAGTGTAATAGATGCTGAAAAACAAGAATTTCTGGGAGCTATCCTTGTAGACGAACCGGATCGGGGAGCAGCAGGAATTTGGGGAATTGCTTGCGATGAAGAATCAATTTTCATTTCCCATTCGGGGACCCATGAAGTAAGTGTAATTGATCATAAAGCTTGGCGTGAAAAGTTTGAAGCTTATCCTCAAAAGGAAAATCTGAATTATGATCTTACCTTTCTTTACGGTATTCGTAAAAGAATTTCTTTGGAAGGAAACGGTCCGCGTAATTTGGTGCTTTTAGAGCGAAAATTGATCATTCCAACTTATTTTGCGGATGTATTGAATATAATGGACATCCCTACTCATACTGTTTCAACCGTCTTATTGAATCCCGATCGAGAAGAAAATGATGTGGACAAAGGTGAAAAATATTTTAACGATGCTTCTCATTGTTTTCAGAATTGGCAATCATGTAATGGATGCCATCCGGGAGATGCGCGTACCGATGGTATGAATTGGGACTTGATGAATGATGGAGTAGGAAATTCGAAAAATTGTAAAAGTTTACTTTATTCACATGTTACTCCGCCTTCTATGATTTCAGGTATTCGAGCATCAGCCGAAATAGCGGTAAGAGCCGGGTTTAAGTTTATTCAGTTTTTTGATATTACGGAAGAAGACGCAGTCTGTGTGGATGCTTATCTCAAATCCTTGAAAGCAGTACCAAGTCCTTACTTGGTAAATGGCGAATTAAGTAAAAAAGCTCAGGAAGGGGAAAAAGTATTTAATAAATTGGAATGTGGCAATTGCCATAGCGGAGTGTATTATACGGATATGAAAATGCACCGTATCGGAGAAAATGTTGAATTTGAAAAAGGGTGGGATACACCTACGCTAAGAGAAGTATGGCGCACGGCTCCCTACTTGTTTAATGGGCGGGCGGCTACTATGCGAGACGTGTTTGAAGTTGAAAGACACGGAATTAATAAAAAAGTTTCTCAAAAGGACATTGATGCCTTAGTTGAATATGTGAATTCCTTATGA
- a CDS encoding IclR family transcriptional regulator produces MESNLPNMEKEENYKVPNLEKGLAVIEHLSMYPAGQTLQEIKGSVDISQTTAYRILNTLVRLEYLTYDETTKHYKLTRKLLTLGFRSLNEHNLLEIVLPRLRELRDIVKETACFGVMGNEKGVFIEQAQGHHTFRFVLTPGKPFELHCSAPGKAMMAFFPNTVRNRYLEYMTFPRYNERTIINRETYLRELEKVRDLGYAVDNEEEMNGVICVGAPIFNYNGYPCGAIWISGPKDRLTPEVVLTSAQQIKEITKVISAELGYSRTSKI; encoded by the coding sequence ATGGAAAGCAATCTTCCAAATATGGAAAAAGAGGAAAATTATAAGGTGCCTAATCTGGAAAAAGGCCTAGCTGTAATCGAGCATCTTTCGATGTATCCTGCAGGTCAGACTCTTCAGGAAATTAAGGGATCTGTTGATATTTCTCAAACAACAGCTTACCGTATATTGAATACATTAGTTCGCTTGGAATATTTAACGTATGACGAAACGACAAAACATTATAAGTTGACTCGTAAATTACTTACGTTAGGTTTCCGTTCCTTGAATGAACATAATTTACTGGAAATCGTATTACCTCGTTTGCGTGAGTTGAGGGATATTGTGAAAGAAACAGCCTGTTTCGGAGTAATGGGAAATGAAAAAGGTGTGTTTATAGAGCAAGCTCAGGGACATCATACTTTCCGTTTCGTACTTACTCCCGGCAAACCGTTTGAGCTCCATTGTTCTGCCCCCGGTAAGGCAATGATGGCTTTTTTCCCCAATACGGTAAGAAACCGATATTTGGAATACATGACTTTCCCTCGATATAACGAACGCACTATTATCAATCGCGAAACTTACCTGCGTGAATTGGAGAAAGTAAGAGACCTGGGATATGCGGTAGATAATGAAGAAGAGATGAATGGTGTAATTTGTGTGGGAGCTCCGATTTTTAATTACAACGGTTATCCCTGTGGTGCTATCTGGATTTCTGGTCCAAAAGACCGGTTAACTCCGGAAGTGGTGCTTACGTCAGCCCAGCAAATTAAAGAAATAACGAAAGTTATTTCTGCGGAGTTAGGTTATAGCAGAACATCTAAGATATAA
- the nifJ gene encoding pyruvate:ferredoxin (flavodoxin) oxidoreductase: protein MTKQKKFITCDGNQAAAHISYMFSEVAAIYPITPSSTMAEYVDEWAAAGRKNIFGETVLVQEMQSEAGAAGAVHGSLQAGALTTTYTASQGLLLMIPNMYKIAGELLPSVFHVSARTLASHALSIFGDHQDVMACRQTGFAMLAEGSVQEVMDLAAVAHLSTIKSRVPFINFFDGFRTSHEIQKIEMLENDDLAHLIDQEALAEFRARALNPRNPVMRGMAENPETFFQHREACNRYYDAVPGIVEEYMKELSEITGRKYDLFSYYGAEDADRVIIAMGSVTEAAREAIDYLVSKGEKVGLVAVHLYRPFSAKHFLAAVPKTAKRIAVLDRTKEPGANGEPLYLDVKDCFYGQADAPLIVGGRYGLSSKDTTPAQVLSVFENLAMAMPKNHFTIGIVDDVTFTSLPQKEEIALGGEGMFEAKFYGLGADGTVGANKNSVKIIGDNTDKHCQAYFSYDSKKSGGFTCSHLRFGDTPIRSTYLVNTPNFVACHVQAYLRMYDILRGIRENGTFLLNTIWNEEEVAKNLPNNVKRVLAQKNITLYTINATKIAVEIGLGNRTNTILQSAFFRITEVIPVDLAIEQMKKFIVKSYGKKGEDVVNKNFAAVDRGNEYVKVAVDPAWANLSDDEKVRDNAPDFVENLVRPINAQMGDDLPVSSFVGIEDGTWEAGTARWEKRGVSAFVPVWNSENCIQCNQCAYVCPHACIRPFVLDEAEQQAAPFSDTLKAVGKQFAGMTFRIQVGVMDCLGCGNCVDVCPGKKNAGKALTMVPLETQLSEEANWEYCVENVKTKQNLVDIKSNVKNSQFATPLFEFSGACSGCGETPYVKLISQLFGDRQMVSNATGCSSIYSGSIPSTPYTKNEKGHGTAWANSLFEDFCEFGMGMELANEKMRERIVKLMTYIIEEGQHAPAEAKEVLKSWIENRNDADKTKELAPQVEAVIEQGVAGGCPVCKQLKELVPYLVKRSQWIIGGDGASYDIGFGGLDHVLASGKNVNILVLDTEVYSNTGGQASKATPVGAIAKFAAAGKRVRKKDLGLIASTYGYVYCAQIAMGADQAQTLKAIREAEAYDGPSIIIAYAPCINHGLKKGMGKAQAEEKAAVECGYWHLWRYNPMLEAEGKNPFTLDSKDPQWDKFQDFLKGEVRFASVAKQYPAEAAELFQAAEDNAKWRYNNYKRLAQQQWGVEIKE, encoded by the coding sequence ATGACAAAACAGAAGAAATTCATCACTTGTGACGGTAATCAAGCGGCTGCACATATTTCATATATGTTCTCCGAAGTAGCTGCTATTTACCCCATCACACCATCCTCTACCATGGCTGAATATGTAGACGAATGGGCTGCTGCCGGCCGTAAAAACATCTTCGGCGAAACTGTATTAGTACAAGAAATGCAATCTGAAGCTGGTGCGGCAGGTGCTGTTCACGGTTCTCTTCAGGCTGGTGCACTGACCACTACTTACACCGCTTCTCAAGGTTTGTTGCTGATGATTCCAAACATGTACAAGATTGCTGGCGAATTGCTTCCGAGCGTATTCCATGTATCTGCCCGTACATTAGCATCTCATGCACTTTCCATTTTCGGCGACCATCAAGACGTTATGGCTTGCCGCCAGACAGGTTTCGCCATGCTTGCCGAAGGTTCTGTACAGGAAGTAATGGATTTGGCTGCTGTAGCTCACCTTTCTACTATTAAGTCTCGTGTTCCTTTCATCAACTTCTTCGATGGTTTCCGTACTTCTCACGAAATCCAGAAGATCGAGATGTTGGAGAATGACGACTTGGCTCACCTGATTGACCAGGAAGCTTTGGCTGAATTCCGTGCCCGTGCGCTTAATCCCCGCAATCCGGTTATGCGCGGTATGGCTGAAAACCCCGAAACTTTCTTCCAGCATCGTGAAGCTTGCAACAGATATTATGATGCTGTTCCCGGTATCGTGGAAGAATACATGAAAGAACTTTCCGAAATCACCGGACGTAAGTATGACTTGTTCAGCTATTATGGCGCTGAAGATGCCGACCGCGTGATTATCGCCATGGGTTCCGTAACGGAAGCTGCCCGTGAAGCTATCGACTATCTTGTTTCTAAAGGCGAAAAGGTTGGTTTGGTTGCTGTTCACTTGTATCGTCCGTTCTCGGCTAAACACTTCCTGGCTGCTGTTCCCAAGACTGCAAAACGTATCGCTGTTCTGGACCGTACCAAAGAACCGGGTGCCAACGGCGAACCTTTGTATCTCGACGTAAAAGATTGTTTCTACGGACAGGCCGATGCTCCGCTTATCGTAGGCGGTCGCTATGGTCTTTCTTCCAAAGATACTACTCCGGCTCAGGTTCTTTCCGTATTTGAAAACTTGGCCATGGCTATGCCGAAGAATCATTTCACTATCGGCATCGTAGACGATGTTACTTTCACATCTCTTCCTCAGAAAGAAGAAATTGCTTTAGGTGGCGAAGGTATGTTCGAAGCTAAGTTCTACGGTTTGGGTGCCGATGGTACGGTAGGTGCCAATAAGAACTCTGTAAAGATTATCGGCGATAACACCGACAAACACTGTCAGGCTTACTTCTCTTACGACTCTAAGAAGTCGGGCGGTTTCACTTGCTCACACTTGCGTTTCGGTGATACTCCCATCCGTTCTACTTATCTGGTAAATACGCCTAACTTCGTAGCTTGCCACGTTCAGGCTTACCTGCGTATGTACGATATATTAAGAGGTATCCGTGAAAACGGTACATTCCTCCTGAACACTATCTGGAACGAAGAAGAAGTTGCCAAGAACCTGCCTAACAACGTAAAACGCGTGTTGGCTCAGAAGAATATCACACTCTATACAATCAATGCTACCAAGATTGCCGTTGAAATCGGTTTGGGTAACAGAACAAATACCATCCTTCAGTCTGCTTTCTTCCGCATCACGGAAGTTATTCCTGTAGACCTGGCCATCGAACAGATGAAGAAGTTCATCGTGAAGTCCTACGGCAAGAAGGGTGAAGACGTGGTGAACAAGAACTTCGCTGCCGTAGACCGCGGAAACGAATATGTAAAAGTAGCCGTTGACCCTGCATGGGCTAACCTGTCTGACGACGAAAAGGTAAGAGACAATGCTCCCGATTTCGTTGAAAACCTGGTACGTCCTATCAACGCACAGATGGGCGACGACCTGCCTGTTTCTTCTTTCGTAGGTATCGAAGACGGTACTTGGGAAGCCGGTACGGCTCGTTGGGAAAAGCGCGGCGTGTCTGCTTTCGTTCCTGTTTGGAACTCTGAAAACTGTATCCAATGTAACCAATGTGCATACGTTTGTCCTCACGCTTGTATCCGTCCGTTCGTCCTTGATGAAGCAGAACAGCAAGCAGCTCCTTTCTCTGATACGTTGAAGGCTGTAGGCAAACAGTTTGCCGGTATGACTTTCCGTATACAGGTAGGCGTAATGGACTGTTTGGGTTGCGGCAACTGTGTTGACGTTTGTCCGGGCAAGAAGAACGCAGGCAAGGCTCTTACCATGGTTCCGCTGGAAACTCAATTGAGCGAAGAAGCCAACTGGGAATACTGCGTGGAAAATGTGAAGACAAAACAAAACTTGGTAGACATCAAGTCGAACGTGAAGAACTCTCAGTTCGCTACTCCGTTATTTGAATTCTCCGGCGCTTGTTCGGGTTGTGGAGAAACTCCGTATGTTAAGTTGATTTCTCAATTGTTTGGCGACCGTCAGATGGTTTCCAACGCTACGGGATGTTCTTCCATCTACTCCGGTTCTATTCCTTCCACTCCTTATACAAAGAACGAAAAAGGACACGGTACGGCTTGGGCCAACTCGTTGTTCGAAGACTTCTGCGAATTCGGTATGGGTATGGAACTTGCCAACGAAAAGATGCGCGAACGTATCGTTAAGTTGATGACTTACATCATCGAAGAAGGCCAGCATGCTCCGGCAGAAGCCAAAGAAGTGTTGAAGAGCTGGATTGAAAACCGTAACGATGCCGACAAGACGAAAGAACTGGCTCCGCAGGTAGAAGCCGTTATCGAACAAGGTGTTGCAGGCGGTTGTCCGGTTTGCAAGCAACTGAAAGAACTCGTTCCTTACCTGGTAAAACGTTCTCAATGGATTATCGGTGGTGACGGTGCTTCTTACGACATTGGTTTCGGTGGTCTCGACCATGTATTGGCTTCCGGTAAGAACGTAAATATCCTTGTATTGGATACGGAAGTTTATTCCAATACAGGCGGTCAGGCATCTAAAGCTACTCCGGTAGGTGCTATTGCTAAATTTGCTGCTGCCGGCAAGCGGGTACGTAAGAAAGACCTCGGTCTGATTGCTTCTACTTACGGTTATGTATATTGTGCACAAATCGCTATGGGCGCCGACCAGGCACAGACCTTGAAAGCCATCCGCGAAGCTGAAGCTTACGATGGTCCTTCCATCATCATTGCTTACGCTCCGTGTATCAATCACGGTTTGAAGAAGGGTATGGGCAAGGCTCAGGCCGAAGAAAAGGCTGCCGTTGAATGTGGTTACTGGCACTTGTGGAGATACAACCCAATGCTCGAAGCAGAAGGTAAGAATCCGTTCACACTCGACTCGAAAGACCCGCAATGGGATAAGTTCCAAGACTTCCTGAAAGGTGAAGTACGTTTCGCATCCGTTGCCAAACAGTACCCTGCAGAAGCTGCCGAACTCTTCCAGGCTGCCGAAGACAACGCTAAGTGGAGATACAACAACTACAAGCGTCTGGCTCAGCAACAATGGGGGGTTGAAATAAAAGAATAA
- a CDS encoding DUF4870 domain-containing protein, with translation MDLNKLEKLNRLYQEGVLTKEEFEKEKQRLEGEALSRDEELPLGLSSANYAALMNFALLFNTLGAIVSIIMWIAAKDKSGIVNIQGKYIVNWLITWFIAGIILFFFFFGSFMGGINAGMLLGLGVGALPLVLIGLCVIIFPIIGGVKCLNGDTWRYPLTIKFIK, from the coding sequence ATGGATTTGAATAAATTGGAAAAACTGAATCGTCTTTATCAAGAAGGCGTATTGACAAAAGAGGAATTTGAAAAAGAAAAACAGCGCCTCGAGGGAGAAGCGCTTTCGCGTGATGAAGAGTTGCCTTTAGGCCTTTCTTCTGCAAACTATGCTGCATTAATGAATTTTGCTTTGCTATTCAATACATTAGGAGCAATTGTCAGTATAATTATGTGGATAGCTGCAAAAGACAAGTCCGGAATCGTTAATATTCAAGGTAAATATATTGTGAATTGGCTTATCACATGGTTTATCGCCGGGATTATATTATTTTTCTTTTTCTTTGGAAGTTTTATGGGAGGGATAAATGCCGGCATGTTGTTGGGACTCGGCGTGGGTGCACTCCCTTTAGTTTTGATAGGTTTGTGTGTTATTATTTTCCCTATTATAGGAGGAGTCAAGTGTCTTAACGGAGATACATGGCGCTATCCTTTAACAATAAAGTTCATTAAATAA
- a CDS encoding ATP-binding protein, with protein sequence MEAFFKTHNYLLEHTTSPVRRGLMDEINWNDRLIGIKGSRGVGKTTFLLDYAREFFGKDNKECLYINLNHFYFTERTLIDFADEFRSKGGKVLLIDQVFKYPDWSKELRYCYDNFTDLKIVFSGSSVMRLKEANPDLSGKVVSYNLRGFSFREFLNLMAGTRFPSFTLDEVIKNHKEIVRDICADVKPMAYFQDYLHHGFYPFFLEKRNFSENLLKTMNMTLEVDVLYIKQIEQSYLPKLRKLLYLLAISAPCTPNVSQLSKDVETSRATVMNYIKYLKDARLMNMLYPIGEEFPKKPSRVYMYNSNLMFPIRPMAVNQQAVRESFFYNQLLKDHTLNAVEGNPHFLVNEKYLFRIEENMKGKNNPDWYYAVDRMGVENDNIIPLWLFGFLY encoded by the coding sequence GTGGAAGCATTTTTTAAAACACATAACTACCTCTTAGAACATACCACTTCTCCTGTAAGGAGAGGCCTGATGGATGAAATCAACTGGAATGACCGCCTAATCGGGATTAAAGGATCTCGTGGGGTAGGGAAAACTACTTTCTTGTTGGATTATGCCCGGGAGTTCTTTGGAAAAGACAATAAAGAATGCCTGTACATTAATTTAAATCACTTTTATTTTACCGAACGGACCTTGATTGACTTTGCCGATGAATTTCGTTCAAAAGGTGGAAAAGTGTTGTTGATTGATCAGGTGTTTAAGTATCCTGACTGGTCAAAGGAATTGCGGTATTGTTATGATAACTTCACGGATTTGAAGATTGTATTTTCCGGTTCGTCGGTTATGAGGTTAAAAGAAGCAAATCCTGATTTGTCAGGTAAAGTGGTATCCTACAACTTGCGTGGTTTTTCTTTTCGTGAATTTCTTAACTTAATGGCCGGGACCCGTTTCCCTTCATTTACTTTAGACGAAGTAATTAAGAATCACAAAGAAATTGTTCGTGATATTTGTGCTGATGTAAAGCCGATGGCTTATTTCCAAGATTATTTGCATCATGGTTTTTATCCATTTTTTTTAGAGAAAAGGAATTTTTCCGAAAATTTACTGAAAACAATGAATATGACGTTGGAAGTAGATGTCCTTTATATCAAACAAATTGAACAAAGTTATTTGCCTAAATTACGTAAGTTACTCTATTTGCTGGCTATTAGTGCGCCTTGCACGCCGAATGTAAGCCAGTTAAGCAAAGATGTTGAAACATCGAGGGCTACGGTGATGAATTATATAAAGTATTTGAAAGATGCCCGTTTAATGAATATGCTTTATCCTATAGGCGAAGAATTTCCTAAGAAGCCGAGCCGGGTATATATGTATAATTCTAATTTGATGTTTCCTATCCGCCCAATGGCCGTAAATCAACAAGCTGTAAGAGAGTCATTTTTTTACAATCAATTGCTTAAGGATCATACTTTGAATGCAGTAGAAGGGAATCCTCACTTCTTGGTAAATGAGAAGTATTTGTTCCGTATCGAAGAGAATATGAAAGGAAAGAATAATCCGGATTGGTACTATGCAGTAGATCGTATGGGAGTGGAAAATGATAATATTATTCCTCTTTGGTTGTTTGGCTTTTTGTATTAA
- a CDS encoding branched-chain amino acid aminotransferase, whose amino-acid sequence MENIDWSDLSFGYMKTDYNVRCYYRDGKWGELEVCSSDVINIHMAATCLHYGQESFEGLKVFKGKDGKARVFRMDENAKRMQSSSRGIMMAELPVEKFEEAVRKVVKLNERFIPPYESGAALYVRPLMLGLGAQVGVKPATEYLFMIFVTPVGPYFKGGFKPSDVCIMREYDRAAPCGTGTIKVGGNYAASLVAGEKAHSKGYAAVLYLDPREKKYLDECGPANFFGIRGNSYITPKSNSILPSITNKSLMQLAESMGMTVERRPVPVEELATFDEAAECGTAAVIAPIARIDDLDENKSYVFSKNGKPGPVCEKLYNKLRAIQYGDEPDPYGWVTVIE is encoded by the coding sequence ATGGAAAATATTGACTGGTCTGATCTTTCATTCGGTTATATGAAGACAGACTATAACGTAAGATGCTACTATCGTGATGGTAAATGGGGGGAGCTGGAAGTTTGTTCTTCGGATGTTATCAATATTCACATGGCGGCAACTTGTTTACATTACGGACAAGAGTCGTTCGAAGGTTTAAAAGTATTCAAAGGAAAAGATGGAAAAGCCCGGGTATTTCGTATGGATGAAAATGCAAAACGTATGCAATCGTCTAGTCGTGGTATTATGATGGCTGAATTGCCCGTAGAAAAATTTGAAGAAGCTGTACGGAAAGTAGTGAAATTAAATGAACGGTTTATTCCACCTTATGAAAGCGGTGCAGCTCTGTATGTCCGTCCGCTGATGTTGGGTTTGGGAGCGCAAGTAGGAGTAAAGCCTGCTACTGAATATTTATTTATGATATTTGTTACGCCAGTAGGTCCATATTTTAAAGGAGGCTTTAAGCCTTCGGATGTATGTATTATGCGGGAATACGACCGGGCTGCTCCTTGTGGAACCGGTACTATTAAAGTGGGTGGTAACTATGCTGCCAGTCTAGTTGCCGGAGAAAAGGCCCATTCGAAAGGATATGCAGCCGTGCTTTATTTAGATCCAAGAGAAAAAAAATATTTGGACGAGTGCGGTCCTGCTAATTTTTTCGGGATACGGGGGAATAGTTATATTACACCGAAGTCGAACTCTATCTTGCCTTCCATTACGAATAAAAGCTTGATGCAATTGGCAGAATCGATGGGAATGACTGTAGAACGCCGTCCTGTTCCGGTAGAGGAATTAGCAACATTTGATGAAGCGGCTGAGTGCGGTACGGCAGCCGTTATTGCCCCGATTGCCCGGATTGACGATTTGGACGAAAATAAATCGTATGTCTTTTCTAAAAACGGGAAACCTGGTCCGGTTTGTGAAAAACTTTATAATAAATTGCGTGCTATCCAATATGGTGATGAACCGGATCCATATGGTTGGGTGACAGTGATTGAATAA